The Danio aesculapii unplaced genomic scaffold, fDanAes4.1, whole genome shotgun sequence DNA segment actGTATCAGAATAAAAATTCCATTGTATAAATGATCCCTATGAGTGTGTTTCTGATGGCCTGTGTGTTTTTTGGGTTTCAGCATGgagataaatgtattaaaaaatgcaaaaatactgcaatgcaatgaaaataaaaatatacttgtGGACTTTATCTAGAAAACAATGCAAAAGTACTGCATTGCAATGAAAAGAATACGTTCTGATGGTGTGTGTGTTATTCAGGTTTTAGAGGGGTGATaaatacatagaaaaacaatgcaaaagtaCCACATCAGAATATAAATTGCATTGTGTAAATGATCCGTACGAGTGTGTTTCCGATGGCCTGTGTGTTTTTCGGGTTTCAGCATGgagataaatacattaaaaaaatgcaaaaatactgCATTGcaatggaaataaaaaatattctggTGGACTTTATCtagaaaaacaatgcaaaaggACTGCATTGCAATGAAAAGAATACATTCTGATGGTCTGTGTGTTGTTCAGGTTGTAGCGTGGTGATAAATACATAGAATAAAAATTGCATTGTATGAATGATCCCTATGAGTGTGTTTCCCGATGGCCTGTGTGTTTTTTCGGGTTTCAGCATGgagataaatacattttaaaaatgcaaaagtaCTGCATTGCAATGGGAAAAAATCATTCTGGTGGACTTTATATAGAAAACAATGCAAAAGTACTGCAATGCAATGAAAAATGCATAGTGTGAAGTAGTGTTTCTGATGGGCCTGTGTGTTTTTTGGGTTTCAGCATGgagataaatacattaaaaactgcAAAAGTACTGCATTGCAATGGGAAAAAATTATTCTGGTGGACTTTATCtagaaaaacaatgcaaaagtaCTGCATTGCAATGAAAATAATACGTTCTGATGGCCTGTGTGTTTTTTAGGTTTCAATGTGGagataaatatatagaaaaatgcaaaaaaaagtactGTATCAGAATAAAAATTACATTGTATGAATGATCCCTATGAGTGTGTTTCCAATGGCCTGTGTGTTTTTTGGGTTTCAGCATGgagataaatacataaaaaatgcaaaaatactgCATTGCAATGGGAAAAATCATTCTGGTGGACTGCAATGCAATGAAAGTACTGCAGTGCAATAAAAAATGCACCGTGTGAATTAGTGTTACTGATGGTCTGTGTTGTTTCTTCAGGTTTCAGCGTGGAGATTACCACATCGACGTGTGTATTAACGACTATCTGGACGTGTACTGTCCGCATTACGAGGACTCAGTGCCGGAGGAGCGTACGGAGAGATATGTGCTCTACATGGTGAATTATGACGGGTACAGCACCTGCGACCACACGGCCAAGGGATTCAAGCGCTGGGAGTGCAATCGCCCTCATTCACCCAACGGGCCGCTCAAATTCTCTGAGAAATTTCAGCTTTTCACACCCTTCTCTCTGGGCTTCGAGTTCAGACCCGGACGGGAGTATTACTACATCTGTGAGTACTTTATAagtattgtataacagtggcttgttctgtagacaatccaaaacaaatattgcttaagggggctaataatattgaccttaaaatgggtttaaataaattaaaaactgcttttattctagccgaaataaaacaaataagactttctcaagaagaaaaaatattataggaaatactgtgaaaaattcctgaatctgttcatcatcatttggaaaatatttaagaaagaaaacaaaattcaaagggggctaataattctgacttcatctgtatatataatttgataTACCAGAGGCATGGTGCATGCAACACTCAGATCATGGGTTGGATTCCCAGTGAAATCCCCATCATTTACGAAGAAATTGAGATGAGCTGAAACATATTTCATCAGTACAGTACATATGACTTCAGATTAAAGCATCTGCCATAAACAGGAGCTATAAACATTATATGTCACTGTAGATGTGCATTATAAACCCTGAACTATTCAGCGCGCAGAAATaataaatctcacaattctgcctGCAGCTCGTTTCATTTCATGCCCAGTAAAGTGTGTTTCTACAGCCGTAATGCAGCTTTATTTCCCTCTCTGTGTGTCTCGGAGACTGAAGCACTGCTACATTAATCTCTGCTGCaggaaaatactgtattttatatcACAAAGCTGTAAATTGTGAGTGTGATTTTCAAGGGCAGTGGATGAAATCCTGTGAGGACAGAAATCAATAAGAGTGGATATTGTTGTTTGTTATGTCTGTTAGATCTCAGATCTGCTCATTTAGATTTCACTCCTGCCAGGTGTTCAAcaaagacattattattattattattactattattattattattattgtcattattattattattttattattattattattagttattattattattattactattattattattattattattattattattattattattattattattattattattattattattgttgttgttattattgttgttattattattattattattgttattattattattattattattattattattattattattattattatatattattatattattttttattgttgttattattgtatattatatattatattttattatttattatattattattattattattattatttattattattattattatattatttattattattattattattattattatttattattatatattattattattttttattgttatttttattatttttattattatttttttattattattgttatttatatattattttattattattatttattattattattattgttgttattattgttattattaaattattattattgtttatttattattattttattatattattattattttattattattattattatttattattattgtttatttattattttattattattttattgttattattgttatttattattatttattattattattattattattattattatttattattattattgttattattattattatttattattattattgttattattgttatttattattatttattattattattactattattattgttatttattattattattattattattattgttattattgttatttattattatttattattattattattattattattattattattattattgttatttattattattatttattattattattattgttgttgttgttatttattattattattattattattattattactattattattattattgttgttattattattgttattattaatattattattattgttattattattattattattattattattattatgtattattattattattattactattattattgttatttattattattattattattgttattattgttatttattattattattattattattattattactattattattattattgttgttattattgttattattattattattattattattatttattattattattattattattactattattattgttatttattattattattattattattattattgttattattgttatttattattatttattattattattgttattattgttatttattattatttattattattattgttattattgttatttattattattattattattattattattattattattgttattattgttatttattattatttattattattattattattattattattattatttattattattatttattattattattattgttgttgttgttatttattattattattattattattattattattattattattgttatttattattattattattattattattattactattattattattgttatttattattattattattattattgttatttattattattattattattattattattattattattattgttatttattattattatttattattattgttgttattattgttatttattattattatttattattattattgttattattgttatttattattatttattattattatttatattattattattgttgttgttgttgttgttattgttaattattattattattgttgttgttgttgttatttattattattattattattattattattattattattatttatgtcgtgttgtatgtatgtatgtatgtatgtatgtatgtatgtatgtatgtgtgtgtgtatgcatgtatgtatgttatttatttagtgttatttaaatagttattttttaataatatatatatatatatatatatatatatatatatatatatatatatatatatatgtgtgtgtgtgtgtgtgtgtgtgtgtgtaattttataATTGATTGTTTATAATATAactaacttaataaataaattaataattacataaataatatatatgcagcttatatttatgtatttctatttattttttacaatatttattgcatactactactattaataataataataaaaaaataataataataacgttattATTAtccacaacaataataataataatacaaattattatattatattatattatattatattatattatattatattatattatattatattcattataattatattatattatattacattacattacattacattacattatattattttatattacattacattacattacattacattacattattttatattatattatattatattattttatattatattatattatattatattatattatattatattatattatattatatcatattatattatattatattacattacattacattacattacattattttatattatattatattatattatattatattatattattttatattatattatattatattatattatattatattatattattttatattatattatattatattatattatattatattatattatattatattatattatatgatttttaaataatattaataacaacaacaacaatattaccaaattaaatttatttatttttcattaatttctttGTAATCAATtggaagggtttgggaacaacaacaacaacaacaacaataataataataataataataataataataataataataataataataatttagtaataaaaataatctgaaatattattgtaataataataatacatctttATTCATATAACACCactctaaaggtttttttttcagtcagatTAATCTACCAAGAGGTAAAAAAGCATATTTCACCAAGACTTCACAGCATACTGAAAGAaatatctttattattaatatctacATAAAGAAATATGATATGAAAGAATATGATCACAATTACAGACAGCGGCAGACGTCAGACAGGAATGTTTAAGTACACGTTCAATTAAAAAACCTGCTTTCCAGTTCATCCATCATGCTTTCATTTGTAGGAGTTATTCTAAAACCTGTCAGATTTCATTTTAATAGTGTTTTATATCCTGCTGACATCCACACTTCATAATTCTGATATTCAGCAGACTGATTATGTTCATATTCATGTTCAACTGATCAGTTCTGATGCTTGACTACTGGAGTTCAgagaaaaatgtttaataaagatccttgtatattttattatattaatatagccGTTCACTGTCTTTCCTTATTGACAACCATACTAAAACTGCATACATTAAGCAACATTTTATAATTGAAATCTACCAAATTGGTAACAATATTGCATAtgttttgcaatttatttttcattaattaatattttaattattattatgtgttatttatttattatttacattgttgttatgcatatttgtataatttaaacttaaatatatgtatttttctattatttattaatatattttttattattttaagaaatgttttcttttttgttatgcatttaaaatgttttttaagtttaaaattagcgggaaatataacaaaaaagaaataagtaCTGTACTGTAAGTAAAAAATGCATAATAGctttaaatacatatttgaatAAGTAAATGATATTAAGCCTTtgtcatttataaaaataaatacattaaaggtttagttaactataataactgACTATTTTCCCTTATAatgttttttaagtaaaaaacttAGGAACAAAATATGAGAACAGGTAAATAAGAACtgtaagtaaatataataaacacataaataacaaagttagtaaataaattactaaaatgtaaataagtactataagtaatataaataaacaaacaaacaaataaataaataaatagcgaagttagtaaatacactgaaaacttgtaaacaaatactgtaagtaaattaataaatgaataaataaatacatgaataaataaatacataaataacaaagttggtaaataaattactaaaatgtaaataagtactataagtattaaaaataaacaaacaaataaataaataaatagcgaaattagtaaatacactgaaaacttgtaaacaaataccttaagtaaataaataaataaataaataaataaataaataaataaataaatgattgaatgaataaataacaaagttggtacataaattaataaaatgtaaaataaaagtactgtaagtaactaaataaataagtaaatagggtggcacggtggcccatgtacaaagacatgcggtacaggtgaattgaataagttaaattggccagtgtatgtgtgtgaaagcaggtttgtatgggtgtttcccagtgttgggttgtggctggaagggcatccactgcataaaacatatgctggataagttggcggttcattccgctgtggcattcCATATTCTCTGATTACTAAAGGGacaaaaccaaaaagaaaataaatgaatgaatgaaataataacatgtaaacagtattgtaagtagaaaaaaattataaaaaaaaaacaaagatagTACATAAATTAATAACATATCAATAAGTACTGCAagtaatatgaataaatgaattgtaaataaatactgtaagtaaatataaataaaaaatgaatgaataaatgaatgaatgaatgattgaacaaaaagttagtaaataaattaataaaatgcaaataagtaCTGgacgtaatataaataaataaataaataaataaataaataaataaataaataaataaataaataaataaataaattgtaaataagtactgtaaaaaaatatagtcattaaataaataaacaaatgaatgaaagaatgaatgaagtaaatactttaaatacatatttaaataagtaaataaataagtctttgaggcaacgcagtggcgcagtaggcagagaaaccggagcacctgaaggaaacccacgccaacacggggagaacatgcaaactccactcccagtcgaaactcgaaccagcgaccaatcaaatgctctctagtatctgacatgccccgccccctcaaTATGCTTCTTATTGGCTGTTCGTTTGATGCACTGGAGCTCAACCACTTTCACTGGCAGAGGGGTgataaaacactattggctgtttttttaaaagggggaggggctacactCTGTTCCGCCCTCTCATCATTGACATCAGCAGCTGCAGAAGTGAGAACAGTTTGAGAGGTCAAAGGTCAGCTGAAgccagcaacacacacacacacacacacacacacacacacacacacactagcacgcacgcacacacactcactcacacacttcaGTTTCATCTTTTTCTAATATGGATGTAATCTCTCTCCGGCTCTCCAAACTCAATATTCCTGCAGGAGACGGGAATGAATcaggtttgttttgtgtgtgtgtgtgtgtgtgtgtgtgtgtgtatgatatgAGGGGAATTATAAAAGCTGTGCGGTGGGTTTATGACCTCATGGCGATTATTAAATCACACTTTACCTGCTGCACAGACGCTGATCTGACAGAGGCTGGAGCTACAGACAGTCACATACAAAGAACATTCAATACAATAACAGATCATGATAAAGATACACTCAGCTGAAGATGTGGCTAGTG contains these protein-coding regions:
- the LOC130220254 gene encoding ephrin-A5b-like, which produces ADKTEAKNLSDLHERSADQQCVDSLETEDPAELIYVLVQAYRSVKRMMENFIKHWRSSCDPAERSALLLFQRGDYHIDVCINDYLDVYCPHYEDSVPEERTERYVLYMVNYDGYSTCDHTAKGFKRWECNRPHSPNGPLKFSEKFQLFTPFSLGFEFRPGREYYYI